In one window of Candidatus Hepatobacter penaei DNA:
- the rplQ gene encoding 50S ribosomal protein L17 — MKHRTGHGKLGRPSHQRRALLMSLAKSLVSQERIETTLTKAKVLRPFVERLISLGRHDTPGARQRLFSFSHDRAFLKKLTSELRVRYQNRPGGYTRIIKKGYRFGDHAPVALMELVDRPLPQQKKASSKKTTSVEESPK; from the coding sequence ATGAAGCATAGGACAGGTCATGGCAAGCTGGGACGGCCTTCGCATCAGCGTCGTGCTCTTTTGATGTCATTAGCAAAAAGCTTGGTGAGTCAAGAGCGTATTGAGACAACATTAACAAAAGCAAAAGTGTTGAGACCTTTCGTGGAACGACTCATTTCTTTGGGGCGTCATGATACGCCGGGGGCGCGTCAGCGTCTTTTTTCTTTCTCCCATGATCGTGCCTTTTTGAAGAAGCTGACATCTGAGTTGCGGGTGCGTTATCAGAATCGTCCCGGGGGCTATACGCGGATTATCAAAAAGGGCTACCGTTTTGGGGATCATGCGCCCGTGGCGTTGATGGAGCTTGTGGACAGACCTCTTCCTCAACAAAAAAAGGCCTCTAGCAAAAAGACAACCTCCGTAGAGGAGTCACCGAAGTAG